The genomic segment CAAGGTACCCAGGCCACAAATAAAAAGCTATCAGGTCAAAGGCGGATACAAGAATTCCGATTATAAGTCCCACAACCGGAAAATAGGGTATGATTTTATTGGCATCAAATTCTGATGTTTTTCCGGCGGGTAGTATTGTCAGAAACTGTATGGCTGATTTTAAATACACCATGTTATTTGCACTTTGCATCTTCTTTAATTACAACCGGTATACCTGCAACCATCCATATAACCCAGTTTGCTATCGATGCAATTTTCTGGTTTACAAGGCCTGCTGCATCCCTGAAAATTCTTGATAATTCATTATCAGGCACAATACCGCTACCTACTTCATTTGAAACCAGTATAACCGGACAATTTGAATTCTTAAGTGAAGAAACAAGTTTTTGAATACTCTCTGATACCTTATCGATATCGGTATGTTGGAGCATAATATTGTTTATCCATAAAGTAAGGCAATCTATAAGAATAATATCTGACTTTGCACTCCATTGCGATATTGCTTCGGATAGTAAAACAGGTTCTTCAATCGTATGCCATGTTTTGGATCTTTCTTCTTTATGCCGTCTTATTCTTTCTTTCATTTCTTCATCAAAGGGTGTGCATGTCGCAATAAAGATTTTTTTATCGCCTGCAATATTATCGGCCAGATTTAGGGCATGACGGCTTTTTCCGCTTTTACAGCCTCCGGTTAAAAATATAATCTCTTTCACAAATACTCTCCTTCGGCAATTTTAAATACTGCATCTACATCTATATGTTTTTCAAAATGGTCTGCCAG from the Pseudomonadota bacterium genome contains:
- the cobU gene encoding bifunctional adenosylcobinamide kinase/adenosylcobinamide-phosphate guanylyltransferase, coding for MKEIIFLTGGCKSGKSRHALNLADNIAGDKKIFIATCTPFDEEMKERIRRHKEERSKTWHTIEEPVLLSEAISQWSAKSDIILIDCLTLWINNIMLQHTDIDKVSESIQKLVSSLKNSNCPVILVSNEVGSGIVPDNELSRIFRDAAGLVNQKIASIANWVIWMVAGIPVVIKEDAKCK